The Nostoc sp. 'Peltigera membranacea cyanobiont' N6 genome contains the following window.
AGACGTTGAATTTGCTGGGGTGGTACATTCAATTTGAATAAATAGGGAAACAAAGCAGCGAAAGTCCCTTTTGGTTTGACTGGCGCTTTTTCTAGATAATTCTTAGTCAGGAATTCTGCTGCTAGTCCCTTGCTAACAGGCGCGTCATTTTCTCTTTGATTGGACGAATAGTTGACATTAGATGCTCTTTCTGCTTCTGTCGCTTCTGTTTCTGCCTCATAGCGACTCAATTGCTGCCGTTGCTCGTATTCCTGCTCGATGATGTTAATCAACTGAAAATAGAGAGCGAAAGCACGAGCGGCGCGGATAGCTTCGTTGATATTTAGTTGTTCAATTAATTTGACGGCTGAGGATGCTTGGTCATTTGTTGCCTGTCCTTCTGGCGAACACAAATCGCGCAACTGCCGCAACAAATCTACCATATTTTGACCGCATTCTTGCCGGAGAACTGACTCCCACAATTCTTCCACTACCTGGAGACGATGACGCAAAAATAATTCCGACACCGGGTATATATCCGCAGTTTGAGACGAAGAGTATAAAAGGGAACCCATATTCTCTATCTTGTAAAGCTAATTACTGTTTACGCTTCTAGGTTTTCTACTGAATGCTCATCGGGTTATTCCTGAGCAAATAATTTTTTGGTGTATATTTTCTAAGTTTGATTAGTTTCGCGCTCCTCTGGGAAGTCGAGAATGGGTAGGCGATCGCCTCGAAACAATTCTTCACTGGCTTCCCCGATGGTTTCTAGTGCCCTTACGGTGGTTTTTCCGGTAATTAGCAGCAGTAATATAGACGCTGTACCTATTTGTAAAAGGAACGATTTGGGAATGGTAAATAAATCGAGATTGGATGGCGGGTTGGTTGAGGGTTCTTGGTTGGCAGGAGGCATTGCTAATTTTTGGTTATGGGATATGAGTAAAGACGCGATTAATCGGGTCTGTACAGTAGTCAGAAATTAGGAGTTAAGATGACTCCAACGATCGAGGGATGGACTTTAAATGAGATAAACTTGTTGTCTGTTTCGTCCATCAGGTGCAGTAGACGCGAATCCGGTATTAAAGGACAAGTCATCAGTTAGTCATATAGAATTATTCTGACTTCTGACTTCTGAATTGTGACTCCCTATTAGTAAAATAAACGCAAAACTCAATATTAGTCAGACTTGCAACCCGTACAAGACTATCTTGGCCGATTTTGTGAGCTCCGAAGGTAACAAAATTGTTAAAAAAAAACGTCAGAGTGTGATAGACCTATGGTTCTAGTTTACAAGTGCAGGCACTATCCCCCAACAATCGCTGACTGTAAAGTTAACTTCCCATGAAAACAGTATTACCAGATCGCCAGCAATCCTTAGTGCAATGGGTAAGCCAAGCCACAGGGATCAACACTTTCGGGGTGAAAGTCCGGTTACGGGGAAATGACCTTCATATTCTTTGTGAAGGTACAGAATGTCCACAGCGTTGGCGTACTTTGTCTGATTTGCTGCAAGCACTACAGCAAACAAACTTAGATATCCTCACAAACAGCGAACAAACCTCAATATATCAAGTATTTGTCTATGGCCGAAGAAAAGGGGAACAGCGCCCCAAATGGTGCCATCGGGTTTACTTGAATCAAATAGATAAACATCTGGAGCAGGTGGAACAAGCCTTGCTAGCAGATTCAGAAAAATCAAAACAATCGGGTGGGGCGCTAATTGTCTCTAACGAAAGTTTGGCACGTCAAGGGAACCCAGAGGCGATCGCTCGATATCTCAGCGAAACTCTCAGTACGTTAGGTGTGTCAGTACAGGCAAAGATTAAGCCATATAAATCATCAAAGAACTCTCAGCCAGAAGAAAATCGCCTGTGGATATTTTGCCAGTCGAGCTATAGCCCCGATGCATCGTTGCTTGCTGAACCAATAGCACAGAAGTTGCGTTATCTCAAGCTTTCCGGCTACCAAGATGCCGTAATTGTTTCCCAGGTAAGGGGCGAAACTGCCCCGGATTGGCTGCTGCGTGTGGATTTAACGCCGCCAGAGGTAATGCTGAAAGAATGGGCGCGTTGGGGTGATATCCAAGCGATCGCCCGATTATTAACTGAGGTACTATCAGGATTAAAAGTTGCTGTCCAAGCTTCTCTGAAAGAATCAACACTACACATCTTTTGTACGCCAGCTTTTGATCCTTTAGGAACTGCGCCAATTCCAGACAAAGCAGCGTGCTTAAAGGCCATTGTCCCCCAGCTAGAAGCGATCGCCCCTCAAGGCATTCTTGCCGCCACCGTATACGGACAAAAAGCAGGCGACAAGCAACCCACTTGGATTGATTGGCTAGCTTTACCCGCCACAAACCATCCCGCCTTTGCCACATCCCCGCTAGATTTGGCAAATACTGGCGATGAACCAGCCATCATATTTTTACTGGAGCGTTTACTCAATCCTGACCTGGATTGGCGTTTATTGACAGGTGGAATTCGCGTCCTCCTGTTGAAAAAAAATGATTTACTGCATATTTTATGTGATGCGCCTGTTTGTCCAGGTCGTCAACAAGTAGCAAGTAAAATTACGCAGTTTATCCGCCATTTGAAAATTCCCGGTATTATGGGAGTACGTATCTACGGTCGCCGGGCTGGGAATAAGGAACCTTTTTGGCACTATGGTGTCGATCTCCAACATCGCCAACGTCTAGTACCAGAAGCAACCCCAGAATTCGCTGCTACTTCTAAATACGTTAATGATTTAGTACCCTCTGAGACTAGTGAGCCAATTTTGCGCCCCGACTTAACGACAGAAGAAGTTCAAAGTTTTGTAACAGAAGTAGCGCGAGATTGGATAGCAACGGCAAGTGCAACCGCGAAAAAATTCCTGTTAAAAAGCCAGCTATTTACCGAAAGCGACCAGCCAGTAGAACAAAACCCTGACGATCAAGGACTTAAGATTGCTTTAGTTTGGGGAACACTGGGATTATTACTCACCCTGCAAACTGATTGGGTGTTGGGTCGAATTATTGCACAAACTACGCCGAGTTCGCCAAAAGTAGCCAGTGTTGTGCCGTCATCATCTTCTGGGCAAAAGACATCTTTGACATCTGGGAAAACTCAGAGTCAGAAAACGACATTTTTTAGCCACACTTCTAAAATAAAATCTCCTCCAAATCAGAGTTCTGTATTTAATGCTTCGGAATTTACCCAAAGTGATGATACCCCGACAAAGAATTTGGCAGCCGCACCACTGAAAGAAAAAGCAACCGCAACAGCTATTCTTTTAGCAGCGCGATCGCAGATGCCAAGTTTCAATGTTAGACAGTTAGACGAACAACTAGCACTGTACAAACAGCGTTTGGCTAGAACAGGTACTCCGCCAGATGTATTAATTATTGGCTCCTCCCGCGCCCTCAGAGGAGTAGATCCGGCAGCGCTTTCTAAAGCTTTAGCAACTCAGGGCTATCCAAATCTTGACGTGTTTAACTTTGGCATCAACGGTGCTACCGCACAAGTTGTAGACTTTGTAATTCGCCACGTGCTGGAACCATCAGAACTACCCAAAATAATAATCTGGGCAGATGGTGCGCGTGCTTTCAACGGTGGACGCGAGGATATTACCTTTAAATCCCTTGCTGCATCAGCCGGTTATAAACAAGCATTTCAAAAAACACCAACAACTGGAAGTACCAATGATTTGCCAGAGAAAGAGAATACAGTAAATTCAGCAGAACAAAAAACCAACGATGAAAAACAAGAGGTCAGTACATATCAAGCTGTCAACCAGTCGTTAAATCAGGCTCTAGCATCTGTTTCTGCTAGCTATCAAAACCGCGACCAAATAAAAAGTCTACTGCAAAAACAATTGCTTATCCTTGGTCGAAGTCAGACAGTTGCATCAGAAAAACAGCTAACAGATGGGACTTCAGATGAGAGTATTTCTCAGCAGGCAGTTGACTTTGATGGCTTTCTACCTTTGTCTATTCGCTTCAATCCTGCTAGGTACTATCAAAAACATTCTAGAGTTCCTGGAAATTACGACAACGACTATAAATCTTTCCAAGTAGAAGGACAGCAAGATACTGCTTTCCAAGAAGTGCTTCAGTTTACCCAGTCTCAGAAAATTTCCTTAGTGTTTGTTAACATGCCTCTCACGGCAGATTATTTAGATCCAGTGCGTAAACAATATGAGCAACAATTTCAGCAATATATGTTGCGTTTAGCGACTAATCCCAACTTTATTTATCGAGATTTAAGCCAAAAGTGGCCAAAAGCAAATGACTACTTTTCCGATCCCAGCCATCTCAACCGTTTTGGCGCATACGAAGTCTCTAAAAAGCTGGCTAATGACCCGATGATTCCTTGGCCAGTGAAGTAAGCAGTAAGCAGTAAGCAGTAGGGGATTGGGGATTGGGGATTGGGGATTGGGGATTGGGGACGGAGGAGAATAATCTACAATGCCCAATGACAAATGACAAATGACAAATGACTAAAAAATGAACTTTATATCAATTTTCTATGGGCTGTTCTTGTTGAGTGTTTTAGGAATTTACTGGTCTTTAGCACAACAGAAATTGCGACTATGGACGTTGTTAATTGCTAGTTTGGTGTTTTACGCATCTTTGCACATCCAATACATACCATTACTATTAGCATTAACGTTTATTAATTTCCGTGTGGGACTGGAGATTGGAAAAAATACATCACCAGGAAAACATTCTCTTGACTGGCAAATTTCTAATGAAGAGTGGCAATTTGCTCAAGGTGACTGGAATCGTCGTCGTCTAAAACTTTTGTGGTTGGGTATAACTCTAAATGTTTTACTATTATTAACTTTTAAGTATCTAACCCCTTTATTCAAGTTTGTTTTCAATATCCAAACCAACTCACCGGATAATTCCTTTAAATTGATTGCACCTTTGGGAATTTCATTTTTCACCTTTGAATGCATTGCCTATTTAATCGATGTCTATCGCGGTGCCCCTGCTACTGAGCAGTTTATCAAATTTGCCACCTACAAATTATTCTTCGCCAAACTGATTTCCGGTCCGATTACGCGCTATCACAACTTAGCAAATCAATTCAATACCCTAGATTTTCCCAGTGCCGATAGAGTAGCAGAGGCGCTATGGTTAATTGCCAGAGGCGCAGTCAAAAAAGGTATTTTTGCAGACCACCTGGGAATTTTTGTCGATTTATGTTTTGGTAACTTACAACGGGCCGGTAGTACCGATCTCTGGTTAGCTATATTCGCCTACGGCTTGCAGTTATATCTAGATTTCAATGGTTACGTAGATATTGCCCGTGGGAGTGCCTTGCTTTTTGGCTTGGTTCTACCTGAGAATTTTGACTTTCCCTACTTCAGCACCAGTATTGGAGAATTTTGGCGGCGCTGGCACATGACTCTAGGAGATTGGCTGCGTAACTATGTCTACTTTCCTTTGGGTGGTTCCCGTCGGGGTTTAATCCGTACCTGCTGGAATTTATTTATTGTGATGCTAATCGCTGGTATCTGGCACGGGGCTTCTTTGGGTTATGTCATTTGGGGCATATTCCACGGGTTAGCTTTGGTGGTTCATCGCCTTACAGATGCGATGAGCGATCGCTTTGAAAATCTAGAACATTTCTGGCAAAATCCTCTAGGTATCTTTGTCGCTTGGTTATTGACTCAACTGATGGTTTTTACCTCTTGGATTTGGTTCCGTCTACCTAATCTCCAAGACTCTTCTTTAGTAATTCGACACCTTTTGGGTTATCCTGCTGACGCTCAGTTTGCCGAAAAAGTCTATGTAGAAGCCTTAAACATCAGTCAATACCAACTTACTTGGGTATTTCTAGCCTTAGCGGCCATGATGGCTATAGTCTATACCTTCAATAGAATGCTGAAGTTAGAGTTTAGCTGGCCTATTAAGCTTGTCTTTGTCCCTCTATGTTTCTACGCTGTTTGGTTATTAGCTCCTGAAGGTAGTTTGCCCTACATATACTTTGATTTTTAAGTTTCTACAAACGATCGACAGCAACATAAGGCAATTTACAACTTATTATTTTGTTACAAATCAACAAAAATTAAAATTTTCTAAACAGGCGATTTGTAAAGGAATGTAAAGAGAATTAAATAGGCGATCGCATCATTGAAAGTTATAGCTAGTCTGGTGTTGAAATGCCTTACAGAGAGTTAATATATCACTCTTATCAGTCTTGTTTAAGTAGTAAAACTTTACAGTTTGATGAGCTTTTTAAGGAATTTAATTACAGAATATTAAGCCACAGTCCGCATCCAAGTAAATTCATGTAGACTGTAATTTAACAGGCGAAAATAATATCTGCTTGTTCCATTTCTAACAAAAAACAGCACTTATAAAACCATGACCACAACCTTACAACGGCGCTCTGGCGCTAACGTATGGGATCGCTTTTGCGAGTGGATCACCAGCACCGACAACCGTATATATATCGGTTGGTTTGGTGTTCTAATGATCCCAACCCTACTAGCTGCTACTGCCTGCTTCGTAATTGCCTTCATCGCAGCACCTCCAGTAGACATTGATGGTATCCGCGAACCAGTCGCAGGTTCCTTGATCTACGGGAACAATATCATCTCTGGTGCAGTAGTACCTTCCTCCAACGCTATCGGTTTGCACTTCTACCCAATTTGGGAAGCTGCTTCCTTAGATGAGTGGTTGTACAACGGTGGTCCTTACCAGTTGGTAGTTTTCCACTTCTTGATCGGTTGCGCTTGCTACCTCGGTCGTCAGTGGGAACTTTCTTACCGCTTGGGTATGCGTCCTTGGATATGTGTAGCTTACAGCGCACCTTTGGCTTCCGCTACCGCAGTATTCTTGATCTACCCCATCGGTCAAGGTTCTTTCTCTGATGGTATGCCTTTGGGTATCTCTGGAACCTTCAACTTCATGATTGTGTTCCAAGCAGAACACAACATCTTGATGCACCCCTTCCACATGTTAGGTGTGGCTGGTGTATTCGGCGGTTCCTTGTTCTCTGCAATGCACGGTTCTCTAGTAACTTCTTCATTGGTGCGTGAAACCACCGAAACCGAATCTCTTAACTACGGTTACAAGTTCGGTCAAGAAGAAGAAACCTACAACATCGTTGCAGCCCACGGTTACTTCGGTCGTTTGATCTTCCAATACGCTTCCTTCAACAACAGCCGTTCGCTGCACTTCTTCCTCGCAGCTTGGCCTGTCGTCGGTATCTGGTTCACCGCTTTGGGTATCAGCACGATGGCGTTCAACCTGAACGGATTCAACTTCAACCAATCAATCATTGACTCCCAAGGTCGCGTTATCAGCACCTGGGCAGACGTAATCAACCGCGCTAACTTGGGTATGGAAGTAATGCACGAGCGTAACGCTCACAACTTCCCCCTAGACTTAGCTGCTGGTGAAGTTACTCCTGTAGCAATGACTGCTCCTGCTATCAACGGTTAATTCTGAAGATTAGCTAAATAAAAAGCGCCCTCCATTGCTGGGGGGTGCTTTTTATTTAGCTAACTAAGACATTAGCGCTCTTTTATTACTCTCGTCAGATTAAATTTAAAACCCTCTTTTGGCGTTAGTCCGCGCAGGTGGACGAGAGTTTGTGTAGCCGCGATTTCTAAGGTTCTGTTTGCAAAATGGTGAATATTTACCACTGGTGGCGGATGCAGATGGTGTGATTAAAAGTAGAGTATTTCCAGGTTTGTGGTTAGCCGTCACCTCACTAATTACAGGAGATATGACGCAAGTTTTAGCAGTGTTGCAACAAGGGTTAAATTCACAAGAACACACAGAATTTGTTGAACATTTAGCTAGGCAAGGTTGCTGAGTAATAAAATTTTAAAAAAATATCTGCTGTCTTTGGGTACAATTACTAAATTGTGACTCATTTAGATTGGTAAATACACTGATATAAATAAAAATAATTATCAAAACTGCTAGCAGTAAGTAAACTAACTTTAATTGTGTTTCCACTGACCACGAAT
Protein-coding sequences here:
- the psbA gene encoding photosystem II q(b) protein, producing MTTTLQRRSGANVWDRFCEWITSTDNRIYIGWFGVLMIPTLLAATACFVIAFIAAPPVDIDGIREPVAGSLIYGNNIISGAVVPSSNAIGLHFYPIWEAASLDEWLYNGGPYQLVVFHFLIGCACYLGRQWELSYRLGMRPWICVAYSAPLASATAVFLIYPIGQGSFSDGMPLGISGTFNFMIVFQAEHNILMHPFHMLGVAGVFGGSLFSAMHGSLVTSSLVRETTETESLNYGYKFGQEEETYNIVAAHGYFGRLIFQYASFNNSRSLHFFLAAWPVVGIWFTALGISTMAFNLNGFNFNQSIIDSQGRVISTWADVINRANLGMEVMHERNAHNFPLDLAAGEVTPVAMTAPAING
- a CDS encoding MBOAT family O-acyltransferase; protein product: MNFISIFYGLFLLSVLGIYWSLAQQKLRLWTLLIASLVFYASLHIQYIPLLLALTFINFRVGLEIGKNTSPGKHSLDWQISNEEWQFAQGDWNRRRLKLLWLGITLNVLLLLTFKYLTPLFKFVFNIQTNSPDNSFKLIAPLGISFFTFECIAYLIDVYRGAPATEQFIKFATYKLFFAKLISGPITRYHNLANQFNTLDFPSADRVAEALWLIARGAVKKGIFADHLGIFVDLCFGNLQRAGSTDLWLAIFAYGLQLYLDFNGYVDIARGSALLFGLVLPENFDFPYFSTSIGEFWRRWHMTLGDWLRNYVYFPLGGSRRGLIRTCWNLFIVMLIAGIWHGASLGYVIWGIFHGLALVVHRLTDAMSDRFENLEHFWQNPLGIFVAWLLTQLMVFTSWIWFRLPNLQDSSLVIRHLLGYPADAQFAEKVYVEALNISQYQLTWVFLALAAMMAIVYTFNRMLKLEFSWPIKLVFVPLCFYAVWLLAPEGSLPYIYFDF
- a CDS encoding DUF1574 family protein → MKTVLPDRQQSLVQWVSQATGINTFGVKVRLRGNDLHILCEGTECPQRWRTLSDLLQALQQTNLDILTNSEQTSIYQVFVYGRRKGEQRPKWCHRVYLNQIDKHLEQVEQALLADSEKSKQSGGALIVSNESLARQGNPEAIARYLSETLSTLGVSVQAKIKPYKSSKNSQPEENRLWIFCQSSYSPDASLLAEPIAQKLRYLKLSGYQDAVIVSQVRGETAPDWLLRVDLTPPEVMLKEWARWGDIQAIARLLTEVLSGLKVAVQASLKESTLHIFCTPAFDPLGTAPIPDKAACLKAIVPQLEAIAPQGILAATVYGQKAGDKQPTWIDWLALPATNHPAFATSPLDLANTGDEPAIIFLLERLLNPDLDWRLLTGGIRVLLLKKNDLLHILCDAPVCPGRQQVASKITQFIRHLKIPGIMGVRIYGRRAGNKEPFWHYGVDLQHRQRLVPEATPEFAATSKYVNDLVPSETSEPILRPDLTTEEVQSFVTEVARDWIATASATAKKFLLKSQLFTESDQPVEQNPDDQGLKIALVWGTLGLLLTLQTDWVLGRIIAQTTPSSPKVASVVPSSSSGQKTSLTSGKTQSQKTTFFSHTSKIKSPPNQSSVFNASEFTQSDDTPTKNLAAAPLKEKATATAILLAARSQMPSFNVRQLDEQLALYKQRLARTGTPPDVLIIGSSRALRGVDPAALSKALATQGYPNLDVFNFGINGATAQVVDFVIRHVLEPSELPKIIIWADGARAFNGGREDITFKSLAASAGYKQAFQKTPTTGSTNDLPEKENTVNSAEQKTNDEKQEVSTYQAVNQSLNQALASVSASYQNRDQIKSLLQKQLLILGRSQTVASEKQLTDGTSDESISQQAVDFDGFLPLSIRFNPARYYQKHSRVPGNYDNDYKSFQVEGQQDTAFQEVLQFTQSQKISLVFVNMPLTADYLDPVRKQYEQQFQQYMLRLATNPNFIYRDLSQKWPKANDYFSDPSHLNRFGAYEVSKKLANDPMIPWPVK